The Thermoplasma acidophilum DSM 1728 genome includes a window with the following:
- a CDS encoding glycerophosphodiester phosphodiesterase, whose product MHFLEKYRFLVIGHRGLPSLCLENTVESFNATFNAGMPAVELDVQYTADGVPVVFHDFDLNRLAGRNSRIGDLKWDDLSKIRLASGSTIPRLSDVLSAFENFNFFIEIKIEKFDNAERKLTDDVARMVIDRSMNDNVVMISFNASAMRYVRDHYDGIITGLDFESPDEADDAVNNNVALPYYAIIDEVFDKIKERPVIPWTVDSYSTAVRLKEMGCRGIITNTGDRFISLIE is encoded by the coding sequence ATGCATTTTCTGGAAAAATACAGATTTCTCGTCATCGGACACCGCGGGCTTCCGTCGCTCTGCTTGGAAAATACTGTGGAATCATTCAACGCTACCTTCAATGCCGGCATGCCCGCTGTTGAACTGGACGTCCAGTACACCGCCGATGGCGTTCCAGTCGTTTTTCATGATTTTGATCTGAACAGGCTGGCCGGAAGGAATTCAAGGATAGGCGATTTGAAATGGGATGATCTCTCCAAAATTAGGCTCGCATCTGGATCGACCATTCCACGCCTTTCAGATGTCCTTTCTGCTTTTGAAAATTTCAACTTCTTCATAGAGATCAAGATAGAGAAGTTTGACAACGCTGAGAGGAAGCTTACAGACGACGTTGCCCGCATGGTGATCGACAGGAGCATGAACGACAACGTCGTCATGATATCCTTCAATGCATCGGCCATGCGGTACGTACGCGATCACTACGATGGCATCATCACAGGGCTGGATTTTGAATCCCCAGATGAAGCTGATGACGCCGTAAATAACAATGTTGCACTTCCCTATTACGCCATCATCGACGAGGTGTTCGATAAAATAAAGGAAAGGCCGGTAATCCCGTGGACTGTTGACAGTTATTCAACAGCAGTGCGCCTCAAAGAGATGGGATGCAGGGGCATAATAACTAATACAGGCGACAGGTTCATATCGCTGATAGAGTGA
- a CDS encoding rhodanese-like domain-containing protein, with amino-acid sequence MEILSGRSSIIIDTDPINVYNQAHPPFSFPIPAKDVMSVASRPDLRNENLMVFSSIEGDLALLKSMNLPANVKIVYDNTDGSWVRYYPYAFYRSINAEELYAKIDDFVVLDIREEFELFSGFIEGSVNIPFSSIMQEPVELDKNRKYAVVCAHGNRSRVAVELLSSKGIEVYDVPGGMQKWLETGLPVSYEED; translated from the coding sequence ATGGAGATCCTTTCAGGCAGATCGTCCATAATCATAGATACGGATCCGATCAATGTCTACAATCAAGCCCATCCGCCTTTTTCGTTTCCCATACCAGCGAAGGACGTAATGTCCGTTGCATCAAGACCAGATTTGAGAAATGAAAACCTGATGGTCTTTTCATCCATCGAAGGAGATCTGGCTCTTCTAAAAAGCATGAATCTGCCTGCAAACGTAAAAATAGTGTACGATAACACGGACGGATCATGGGTCAGATATTACCCCTATGCATTTTACAGATCGATAAACGCCGAAGAACTATATGCCAAGATTGACGATTTCGTTGTATTGGATATACGAGAAGAGTTTGAACTCTTTTCCGGATTCATAGAAGGATCTGTGAATATACCATTTTCCAGTATAATGCAGGAACCGGTGGAACTTGACAAGAATAGAAAATACGCCGTTGTATGCGCTCACGGAAACAGGAGCCGTGTCGCTGTGGAGCTTCTCAGTTCCAAGGGAATCGAGGTCTATGACGTTCCAGGTGGCATGCAGAAATGGCTTGAGACAGGCCTCCCGGTTTCATATGAAGAAGATTAA
- a CDS encoding ORC1-type DNA replication protein, with protein sequence MDNPFARFAGTRTIQANLSLLEENYVPDSFPHRENQINEMVTILSSIMRGSRPSNIIVYGKTGTGKTSTTKYVTKMLVEAASNVSVVYVNCEIYDSPYSILVAIANSAGEEKIPELGWPIDRIYRETVERVEKTGKFFIIILDEMDRLIKKNGGDSLYVLLKLMTDVDSVRVSMIGITNDTTVLENIDARIKSRLNQESIVFPPYNASEIRDIISSRLDKVLGPGVVDDTAINLCAAIGAQEHGDARKAIDLMRIAIEIAIRENRNKITENEIYEARERYEMNVLREAISTLPLHSKIVLLSAVVTQEIEPNSVITGEIYENYRRICDDLGFSPLSPRRISDLLTELADYGLLVMDDRNMGKYGRTRSFSVVHQAETIKKYLLEDENLSMFKSSKMPKQTRFDT encoded by the coding sequence ATGGATAATCCGTTTGCTCGCTTCGCTGGAACCCGCACAATTCAGGCTAATCTTTCATTGCTGGAGGAAAACTACGTACCGGATTCTTTCCCACATAGGGAAAACCAGATAAATGAAATGGTAACGATACTGAGCAGCATAATGAGGGGTTCCAGGCCATCTAACATAATTGTTTATGGAAAAACGGGCACTGGGAAGACCTCGACGACGAAGTATGTGACGAAGATGCTCGTGGAAGCAGCTAGCAACGTTTCCGTAGTTTATGTGAACTGTGAAATCTATGATTCGCCCTATTCTATTCTAGTGGCAATAGCCAACTCTGCTGGTGAGGAAAAGATACCAGAGCTGGGTTGGCCAATAGACAGGATCTACAGGGAAACGGTCGAAAGAGTCGAGAAAACGGGGAAGTTCTTCATAATAATACTGGACGAGATGGATCGTCTGATCAAGAAAAATGGCGGAGATTCGCTCTACGTCCTGCTGAAGCTCATGACCGATGTGGACTCGGTCAGGGTCTCCATGATCGGAATTACCAACGATACCACAGTCTTGGAGAATATTGATGCAAGGATAAAGAGCAGGCTGAACCAGGAAAGTATAGTTTTTCCGCCTTACAACGCCAGCGAGATAAGGGACATAATATCATCAAGGCTTGATAAGGTTCTTGGGCCAGGTGTGGTGGATGACACCGCTATAAATCTGTGCGCTGCAATCGGTGCACAGGAGCATGGTGATGCCAGGAAGGCCATAGATCTCATGAGGATAGCCATCGAGATCGCCATACGGGAGAACAGAAACAAGATAACTGAGAACGAGATCTATGAAGCAAGGGAGAGATATGAGATGAACGTTCTCCGCGAGGCCATAAGTACGCTTCCACTTCACTCAAAGATCGTACTGCTGAGCGCTGTCGTCACCCAGGAGATCGAGCCAAATTCAGTTATAACCGGAGAAATATATGAGAATTACAGGAGAATATGCGATGATCTGGGCTTCAGCCCTCTAAGCCCGAGGAGAATCAGCGATCTTCTAACAGAGCTAGCCGATTACGGGCTTTTGGTCATGGACGACAGAAATATGGGAAAATATGGTAGAACCAGGAGCTTTTCGGTTGTCCATCAGGCTGAAACAATCAAGAAATACCTTCTAGAAGACGAGAACCTATCAATGTTCAAATCTTCAAAAATGCCAAAACAGACCAGATTCGATACCTAA
- a CDS encoding DNA adenine methylase has protein sequence MEQSLAEYYRPILKWAGGKRQLLPILLKYSPAKFNTYYEPFIGGAALLISLYSLNKIKSAVVSDTNKDLYNLYKTMKENPLKLIAALKDLKFKNNREDYYEARSLFNSTEDPVKRSALLIYLNRHGYNGLYRVNSENKFNVPFGRYSNPRMPSSENIMAFSNILKSCTILNLDFEMAVSHATRGDFVYFDPPYMPLNRTSYFTEYTNSGFDEKDQERLFRVYYELSKRGVYVMESNSSTEFIKELYKDFCIIEVDAKRNINSIGNRRNGIKELIITNYDV, from the coding sequence ATGGAACAGTCATTAGCCGAGTATTATAGACCAATTTTGAAGTGGGCTGGCGGAAAGAGGCAGTTGCTCCCAATTCTTCTTAAATATTCTCCAGCCAAATTCAACACATATTATGAGCCATTTATAGGAGGTGCTGCTCTGTTGATATCACTTTATTCACTGAACAAAATCAAAAGTGCTGTGGTTTCAGACACGAACAAAGATCTATATAACCTATACAAAACTATGAAGGAAAATCCATTAAAATTGATTGCCGCGCTTAAGGATCTAAAATTCAAAAATAATAGGGAAGACTATTATGAAGCAAGATCATTATTCAACTCAACCGAAGATCCAGTGAAAAGGTCTGCCCTTCTCATTTACCTCAACCGTCACGGTTATAACGGGCTTTATAGGGTCAACTCAGAAAATAAATTCAATGTTCCATTTGGCAGATACTCGAATCCAAGAATGCCATCTTCAGAGAATATAATGGCGTTTTCCAATATTCTAAAGTCATGCACCATATTGAATTTAGATTTTGAAATGGCAGTTTCACATGCAACTAGGGGTGATTTTGTGTATTTCGATCCACCGTATATGCCATTGAATAGGACCTCATACTTCACAGAGTACACAAATTCAGGATTCGATGAAAAGGATCAAGAGAGGCTCTTCAGGGTATATTATGAGCTCTCCAAAAGAGGCGTTTATGTGATGGAATCCAACTCAAGCACAGAATTCATTAAAGAACTATACAAAGATTTCTGCATTATCGAGGTCGATGCAAAAAGAAACATAAATTCAATAGGTAATAGGAGGAATGGAATAAAGGAACTGATTATAACGAATTATGATGTTTGA
- a CDS encoding bifunctional folylpolyglutamate synthase/dihydrofolate synthase, whose amino-acid sequence MLSNLDYLYGLKREGIKFDLDVMRGFADMIGHPENRFKSFHITGSNGKGSTSEFIYSILRQKFSAGIYTSPHLIKFNERIMVNDSMIPDDYIDSFIGKYRPMIEDLAKINRNPTFFEVTTMMAFQYFADMKVDYASVEVGLGGRLDATNIIMPLVSVITQVGYEHADKLGCSLTSIAYEKGGIIKEGRPIVLQDQKPEVVKTIKSISQVRGSPLIMLDPQKIRGLNLSEAGTSFDFEGMNGTYHLETDLIGEYQALNAATAVLAIEASGIGLEKNDIERGIKSARWPGRLEIISRDPLIIIDAAHNPPAVNKMANTFRKVFTKKPLIVAGILSDKDSYAYFHVIRQISDRIIFTTPEEKERAVDPKKLYDLYGHLFSEARVIPDPIDAVNEAAKRSDFVLVTGSIYLIGAVKEYYEKKREKVVA is encoded by the coding sequence GTGCTCTCAAATCTTGATTATCTTTATGGATTGAAGAGGGAAGGCATTAAATTTGACCTCGATGTGATGAGAGGTTTTGCTGACATGATCGGGCATCCTGAGAACAGGTTCAAAAGTTTCCATATAACAGGTTCAAATGGAAAAGGATCTACATCGGAATTCATATACTCAATATTAAGGCAAAAATTCAGCGCAGGGATCTATACATCTCCACACCTGATAAAATTCAACGAACGCATAATGGTAAACGACAGTATGATACCTGATGATTACATAGATTCCTTCATAGGAAAATACCGGCCAATGATAGAGGATCTTGCCAAGATCAACAGAAACCCAACATTTTTTGAAGTCACGACCATGATGGCCTTTCAGTACTTCGCCGATATGAAGGTTGACTATGCCTCAGTGGAGGTTGGGCTCGGCGGAAGGCTTGACGCCACCAACATAATTATGCCTCTAGTGAGCGTGATAACGCAGGTGGGCTACGAACACGCAGACAAGCTTGGCTGCTCGCTTACCTCTATTGCATACGAAAAAGGCGGCATAATAAAGGAGGGAAGGCCAATAGTGCTTCAGGATCAGAAGCCTGAAGTTGTGAAGACGATAAAGAGCATATCTCAGGTGCGCGGATCGCCACTGATCATGCTCGATCCCCAAAAAATACGGGGCCTGAATCTATCCGAAGCTGGCACATCGTTCGATTTCGAAGGCATGAACGGGACATATCACCTTGAAACCGACCTGATAGGTGAATACCAGGCTCTGAATGCAGCGACCGCCGTGCTTGCCATAGAAGCCTCTGGAATAGGCCTAGAAAAAAATGACATTGAGAGGGGGATAAAAAGCGCAAGGTGGCCTGGCCGCCTTGAAATAATAAGCAGAGATCCGCTGATAATCATAGATGCGGCACACAATCCACCTGCCGTGAACAAGATGGCCAATACATTCCGCAAGGTATTCACCAAGAAGCCCCTCATAGTTGCCGGTATACTATCAGATAAGGATTCATATGCATACTTCCACGTCATACGCCAGATCTCAGACAGGATAATATTCACAACCCCGGAGGAGAAGGAAAGGGCGGTAGATCCAAAGAAACTCTACGATCTTTACGGCCATCTATTTTCAGAGGCCAGAGTGATCCCTGATCCAATAGATGCCGTGAACGAGGCCGCAAAAAGATCCGACTTCGTCCTGGTCACTGGATCGATATACCTCATAGGTGCCGTGAAGGAGTACTACGAAAAGAAGAGAGAAAAGGTGGTTGCCTGA
- a CDS encoding Glu/Leu/Phe/Val family dehydrogenase, whose protein sequence is MSGKADPLEIAKEAKPSQANNEVEEDPFEIALKQLRKAAKVLNLDEQALEILSSPQKILQVSLPVKMDDGKVKVFTGFRVRHNIARGPAKGGIRFHPQETLSTVKALSMWMTWKCAIADIPYGGAKGGIICDPSTMSQGELERLSRAYIRAIADFIGPDVDVPAPDVNTNPQIMAWMLDEYENIVRHNAPNVITGKPLEVGGSLGRFDSTGKGGMFVLREGAKKIGLDLSKARVAVQGFGNVGQFAVKFVEEMFGAKVVAVSDIKGGIYSENGFKFDDLLAWSKKIGSVVGFPGSKPITNEELLESDVDVLIPAAIEEQITARNADKIKAKIILELANGPTTPEADEILYKKGKLVLPDVLSNSGGVIVSYFEWVQNNYGEYWSTEEVTNKLDVKITKAARQVLETMDKYHVDPRTAAYVIAVKKVADAMKVRGWY, encoded by the coding sequence ATGTCAGGAAAAGCTGATCCACTTGAGATCGCGAAGGAAGCAAAGCCTTCGCAGGCAAACAACGAAGTGGAAGAGGATCCGTTTGAGATCGCGCTAAAACAGCTGAGGAAGGCTGCAAAGGTTTTGAATCTAGATGAGCAGGCCCTGGAGATACTGAGCTCGCCGCAGAAGATCCTGCAGGTGAGCTTGCCCGTCAAGATGGATGACGGCAAGGTGAAGGTATTCACCGGTTTCAGGGTCAGGCACAATATAGCCAGGGGCCCGGCGAAGGGAGGCATAAGGTTCCACCCGCAGGAGACCCTTTCTACGGTTAAGGCTCTGTCTATGTGGATGACTTGGAAATGCGCCATAGCAGACATACCCTATGGTGGAGCGAAGGGTGGTATCATATGCGACCCATCAACGATGAGCCAGGGCGAGCTTGAGAGGCTCAGCAGGGCATACATAAGGGCTATAGCTGACTTCATCGGCCCTGATGTGGATGTACCTGCACCTGATGTAAACACGAACCCACAGATAATGGCATGGATGCTGGACGAATACGAGAACATAGTCAGGCACAATGCACCGAACGTCATAACCGGAAAGCCCCTCGAGGTTGGAGGATCACTTGGAAGGTTCGATTCAACCGGTAAGGGAGGCATGTTCGTACTCCGCGAAGGTGCAAAGAAGATCGGTCTAGATCTTTCCAAAGCGCGCGTGGCTGTGCAGGGATTCGGAAACGTAGGTCAATTCGCAGTCAAATTCGTTGAGGAGATGTTCGGAGCAAAGGTTGTCGCAGTTTCGGATATAAAGGGAGGCATATACAGCGAGAATGGCTTCAAATTCGATGATCTGCTGGCCTGGAGCAAGAAGATAGGCAGTGTCGTTGGATTCCCAGGTTCGAAGCCCATAACGAACGAGGAACTGCTTGAATCCGATGTAGACGTCCTCATACCGGCAGCAATAGAGGAGCAGATAACTGCAAGGAATGCGGATAAGATCAAGGCAAAGATCATACTTGAACTTGCCAACGGCCCGACAACGCCAGAGGCCGATGAGATACTGTACAAGAAGGGCAAGCTCGTGCTTCCTGACGTGCTGTCCAACTCCGGTGGTGTCATAGTGTCCTACTTCGAGTGGGTCCAGAACAACTACGGCGAGTACTGGAGCACCGAGGAAGTGACGAACAAGCTCGATGTCAAGATCACGAAGGCCGCAAGGCAGGTCCTTGAGACTATGGACAAGTACCATGTAGATCCCAGGACTGCAGCTTATGTCATTGCGGTGAAAAAGGTCGCAGATGCTATGAAGGTAAGGGGTTGGTACTGA
- a CDS encoding ABC transporter permease produces the protein MYRTSQMAASILVNAIYAMKNFPITLVNTLLSPLSFLLVITLASHGRLLSVSVGGALIMSMISSGIGLQGDLSHLKNDFKLQDMVVSSPTTASVYLIGMAISEIVYSIPALAVLGVHASIYIHTTVVGVFQIVAVMVLMFSFSILLGFTLATITYDIIQSWAFSGIISTLISTIPPVYYPITYIPMPFRYAAYASPTTYGAELVQSAIGFVHLSGASFIVDWVILIMINVVFFIIALKKARWREI, from the coding sequence GTGTACAGGACTAGCCAGATGGCTGCATCCATACTGGTCAATGCGATATACGCGATGAAGAATTTTCCCATAACACTGGTCAACACGCTCCTATCGCCGCTTTCCTTCCTTCTTGTAATTACGCTGGCCAGCCACGGCAGGCTTCTCTCGGTTTCAGTGGGCGGAGCACTCATAATGTCCATGATATCCAGTGGCATAGGCCTCCAGGGGGATCTGTCGCATCTGAAGAATGACTTCAAGCTTCAGGATATGGTGGTGAGCTCTCCGACAACAGCCTCAGTGTACCTCATCGGCATGGCCATATCAGAAATAGTGTATTCGATACCTGCCCTAGCTGTTCTCGGAGTCCACGCGTCAATATATATACACACAACGGTTGTAGGCGTATTTCAGATAGTCGCGGTAATGGTACTGATGTTTTCATTCTCAATACTGCTTGGTTTTACCCTCGCAACAATAACGTATGACATCATACAGAGCTGGGCATTCTCAGGCATAATCTCGACGCTTATATCGACAATACCACCGGTTTATTATCCGATAACATATATTCCAATGCCATTCAGATATGCTGCCTATGCATCACCAACAACCTATGGTGCTGAGCTTGTACAGAGTGCCATTGGGTTTGTGCACCTTTCTGGAGCATCGTTCATTGTTGACTGGGTAATACTCATAATGATCAATGTGGTATTTTTCATAATTGCCTTGAAAAAGGCCAGATGGCGCGAGATATGA
- a CDS encoding APC family permease — MIIIDLSDVIMAKSLRRNVLNFREVMFQGIAASAPAGAAVATMTGSAAFALGSLPLAAAVAFVIVFLNALIIRRISNHVAGPGGYYDYIKRGFGSGVGSFSGWIYILYQIAALAFISLSIAVFVPALLSYIYGITVPSYLWIPLLIASAGFGYVISFLGIKGSLRYVSVMGSLEIAVVVFIGLFIVFSHPSANTVSVFTLKYDSYGVSGIALGVLFMYTAFSGFGGMTPLGEEAKNAKKMIGNAVLLSSIVLGVFFVFAAYAFTIGWGPANMESYANNLVPGIKLAQVDIGIWAAILITVFYINSILTDNVTFSNSVARITLSMSRDGILPSSLSKVHDTRRTPHLAGLVMVSAAVVMGFLSVEFLGPFGGFLFTGVLSTLAALLVHMIANLSLPAILKKSDQRIGVSNIALPVLVTGILAYVFYGTFISISLPVITASASFGAWVIFSIIYSYLKGRSAKITWSEANEDRMEVPDD, encoded by the coding sequence TTGATAATAATTGACCTGTCTGATGTTATCATGGCAAAGTCCCTCAGAAGGAATGTACTGAACTTCAGGGAAGTTATGTTCCAAGGAATTGCTGCGTCTGCGCCAGCCGGGGCTGCGGTTGCAACCATGACTGGATCTGCGGCATTCGCGCTTGGATCGCTCCCACTTGCCGCCGCCGTTGCTTTCGTGATAGTCTTCCTTAACGCGCTGATCATCAGGAGAATATCCAACCATGTCGCTGGCCCAGGCGGATACTACGATTACATCAAGAGAGGTTTTGGATCAGGAGTCGGGTCCTTCTCTGGCTGGATCTATATACTATACCAAATAGCCGCGCTGGCATTCATTTCTCTCTCGATAGCAGTATTCGTACCAGCGCTGCTCAGCTACATCTATGGCATAACGGTTCCATCTTATCTATGGATACCCCTTCTGATAGCCTCAGCAGGCTTCGGTTATGTGATATCGTTCCTCGGGATCAAGGGCTCGCTGCGATATGTCTCCGTGATGGGATCGCTGGAGATAGCAGTCGTAGTATTCATCGGACTTTTCATCGTATTTAGCCATCCCTCAGCAAATACCGTCAGCGTGTTCACGCTGAAATACGACTCCTATGGAGTCAGTGGCATAGCGCTCGGAGTCCTGTTCATGTATACAGCTTTCTCTGGTTTCGGAGGAATGACACCGCTGGGCGAGGAGGCCAAGAACGCCAAGAAAATGATAGGAAATGCCGTGTTGCTTTCGTCCATAGTGCTAGGAGTCTTCTTCGTATTTGCTGCATATGCCTTCACAATAGGGTGGGGCCCAGCGAACATGGAGTCCTATGCGAACAACCTTGTTCCTGGCATAAAGCTTGCCCAGGTTGATATAGGGATATGGGCTGCAATACTCATAACGGTGTTCTATATCAATAGCATACTTACGGACAACGTTACTTTCAGCAACAGTGTAGCAAGAATAACGCTCTCCATGAGCCGGGATGGAATACTTCCATCTTCGCTTTCAAAGGTGCACGATACTAGGAGGACGCCTCATCTGGCGGGCCTCGTCATGGTGTCGGCTGCGGTCGTCATGGGTTTTCTCAGCGTTGAATTCCTCGGTCCGTTCGGCGGATTCCTATTCACAGGTGTTCTCTCAACGCTTGCTGCCCTTCTTGTCCATATGATAGCGAATCTATCGCTGCCTGCTATACTTAAAAAGAGCGATCAGCGGATAGGCGTATCGAACATAGCCCTGCCAGTGCTGGTAACGGGAATACTCGCCTACGTCTTTTACGGAACATTCATATCCATCTCGCTTCCAGTCATAACAGCGTCCGCTTCGTTTGGAGCCTGGGTGATATTCTCAATAATCTATTCATACCTGAAGGGGAGATCCGCCAAAATCACATGGTCAGAAGCGAACGAAGATAGAATGGAGGTCCCAGATGACTGA
- a CDS encoding ABC transporter ATP-binding protein → MASYFECIDVSKTYAKGQTALRSVSFEIPMHGVFSLIGRNGAGKTTLVRILATELMPTSGKVFIDDIDIIREPDSIRRRIAIIPQEARAISWLTPMQTVTTFLLYRGIRYSEAKARAKEVLADLGLASVADRMNRMLSGGQKRKVLVAALVASDADILFMDEPTTGLDPISRSELWDILSDLKKEKFIFLTTHYLEEAERLSDRIGILDQGEMKAIGTMSDLRSMVPKKYSISLVDKENGNIEIENNGSVIKVGSRIFVDENEAYVIARDLINRNIRFSINPVSLEDIYYSIAKKEIAGGESVQD, encoded by the coding sequence ATGGCCTCATATTTTGAATGCATTGATGTGTCTAAGACCTATGCGAAGGGGCAGACCGCTCTTAGAAGCGTTTCCTTCGAGATACCGATGCATGGCGTCTTCTCGCTGATAGGAAGAAATGGTGCTGGCAAGACCACACTTGTGCGCATACTTGCAACCGAGCTCATGCCAACCTCCGGTAAGGTTTTCATCGACGACATCGATATAATAAGAGAACCTGATAGCATTCGAAGGAGGATAGCCATAATCCCACAGGAGGCTAGAGCCATATCATGGCTGACTCCGATGCAGACGGTCACCACCTTTCTTCTATACAGGGGCATAAGGTATTCCGAGGCGAAGGCCAGGGCAAAAGAGGTGCTTGCGGATCTGGGATTAGCTTCCGTTGCTGATAGAATGAACAGGATGCTATCAGGCGGGCAGAAGAGGAAGGTTCTGGTCGCAGCGCTGGTGGCATCGGATGCCGATATACTGTTCATGGATGAGCCAACGACAGGGCTTGATCCCATATCTAGATCAGAACTGTGGGATATTCTATCGGATCTGAAGAAGGAGAAGTTCATATTCCTGACTACGCACTATCTTGAAGAGGCCGAGAGATTATCGGATCGCATAGGCATACTCGATCAGGGCGAAATGAAGGCCATAGGAACCATGTCCGACCTAAGATCCATGGTACCGAAGAAGTACAGCATAAGCCTCGTAGATAAAGAGAACGGAAACATCGAGATTGAAAATAATGGTTCAGTTATAAAGGTGGGAAGCAGGATTTTCGTCGATGAAAATGAGGCATACGTCATAGCGAGGGATCTGATAAATAGGAACATCAGGTTTTCAATAAATCCCGTATCCCTTGAGGATATATACTATAGCATAGCTAAGAAGGAAATAGCTGGTGGGGAAAGTGTACAGGACTAG
- the pheS gene encoding phenylalanine--tRNA ligase subunit alpha: MVQISEAEYRVLRAIQSRGATAIESELSVEGLSDREIASAISWLEVKGLLDVERREIKTYALSSEGKRYLREGLPELVLYRKLKERGEMTMDEIRDLMPDTYRIALAQLAKFGITPKEGKLIYRNSGIEAAIEERQRFLQSMDPKNTAMIDHFRHRSGVIDEKIRTERIVRLNDSAYEAIAEFGGEGLIGSLDPSIIASGEWKTKNFRKYDLNSPSSVIRSSLKHPMTYLIEEIREIFLNMGFTEMGGHYIESTLWDMDSLFIPQDHPARDMQDTFYVEADSFDIDHPEISKKIRKIHEKGFDGYSGWGYRWSDAEARKLVLRTHTTVSTARYLYENNEPPQAIFSVEKVFRHESVDWKHLAEFYQIEGAVYSKDVSVSTLKWILRDFYAKLGFNDIKLIPSYYPYTEPSLDVVVRVNGKEVELGGSGLFRPEVLKILGLKAPVMAWGMGLERLAMMYYGLTDVRDLYNTDFEFLSSFRFNISRNGRNNYGKA; this comes from the coding sequence ATGGTTCAGATCAGCGAAGCGGAGTATCGCGTTCTAAGGGCTATCCAATCAAGAGGCGCAACGGCTATTGAATCAGAATTGTCAGTAGAAGGCCTTTCGGATCGAGAGATAGCAAGTGCCATTTCCTGGCTGGAGGTCAAGGGTCTATTGGATGTGGAACGCAGGGAGATAAAAACCTACGCACTTTCATCTGAGGGGAAGAGATACCTCAGAGAGGGCCTTCCAGAACTTGTACTCTACAGGAAGCTAAAGGAAAGAGGGGAGATGACGATGGATGAGATCAGGGATCTCATGCCAGACACCTACAGGATAGCGCTGGCCCAGCTCGCAAAATTCGGCATAACACCGAAGGAAGGTAAGCTTATCTACAGGAATTCAGGGATAGAAGCCGCAATAGAGGAAAGGCAGAGATTTCTGCAATCCATGGACCCGAAGAATACCGCCATGATAGATCATTTTAGGCATCGATCGGGTGTCATAGATGAAAAGATCCGGACTGAACGTATTGTCAGGTTAAATGATTCGGCATATGAGGCCATAGCTGAATTCGGCGGCGAAGGCCTGATCGGATCGCTGGATCCATCCATTATAGCATCTGGGGAATGGAAGACGAAGAATTTCAGGAAGTATGACCTGAATTCTCCTTCCTCGGTTATACGGTCATCACTCAAGCATCCCATGACTTATCTGATCGAAGAGATAAGAGAGATCTTTTTGAATATGGGTTTCACGGAGATGGGCGGCCATTACATAGAATCGACTCTCTGGGACATGGATTCGCTCTTCATTCCGCAGGATCATCCTGCCAGAGATATGCAGGACACTTTTTATGTGGAAGCGGACAGCTTCGATATCGATCATCCCGAAATATCAAAGAAAATAAGAAAGATACATGAAAAGGGCTTTGATGGATACTCAGGCTGGGGATACAGATGGTCAGATGCAGAAGCTAGAAAGCTTGTGCTGAGGACACATACAACGGTTAGCACAGCAAGGTATCTCTATGAAAACAATGAACCTCCACAGGCAATATTCTCCGTGGAAAAGGTGTTCAGGCACGAGAGTGTTGACTGGAAGCATCTCGCAGAATTTTACCAGATAGAGGGCGCAGTTTACAGCAAAGATGTCAGTGTATCCACTCTGAAGTGGATACTGAGAGATTTTTACGCCAAGCTCGGGTTCAATGACATAAAGCTCATTCCATCTTACTACCCATATACTGAGCCGAGTCTCGATGTTGTTGTGCGCGTGAATGGAAAAGAGGTGGAACTCGGCGGATCGGGTCTCTTCAGACCAGAGGTTCTGAAGATCCTCGGCCTGAAAGCTCCCGTTATGGCATGGGGGATGGGGCTTGAACGCCTAGCCATGATGTATTACGGCCTAACGGACGTAAGGGATCTCTACAACACCGATTTCGAATTCCTGTCGTCGTTCCGATTCAATATATCCAGAAATGGCAGGAACAATTATGGCAAGGCATGA